One window from the genome of Oreochromis niloticus isolate F11D_XX linkage group LG20, O_niloticus_UMD_NMBU, whole genome shotgun sequence encodes:
- the LOC112843239 gene encoding uncharacterized protein LOC112843239, whose product MTLIENTKRWVKRTQDHDSTPRQRLAPDSPRRKQKQPENRKQPDQGGRRGSRTEGSRQNKTGALESPQQNASPAPKEQQQKKHTGAQENRVQNRKVQGAGQGADRTGVQTVPGADRAEGHGGDVDPGQGAGPGADNPGARTVQGAGREDGSGDDPGGGGPGAAHDGDVAWPVAWKVASQLRTPTG is encoded by the coding sequence atgacactaatagaaaacacaaaacgctgggtcaaaaggacccaggatcatgacagtaccccccgtCAAAGGCTGGCTCCAGACAGcccaagaagaaaacaaaaacagccagaaaacagaaaacaaccggaccagggcgggcggcgggggtccaggacggagggctcgaggcaaaacaaaacaggagcacTAGAAAGTCCACAACAAAACGCGAGTCCAGCaccaaaagaacaacaacaaaagaaacacaccgGAGCACAAGAAAACAGAGTCCAAAACAGaaaagttcagggggccggccaggGGGCCGACCGCACAGGAGTCCAAACAGTTCCGGGGGCCGACCGTGCGGAAGGCCACGGTGGCGATGTGGACCCAggtcagggggccggcccgggGGCCGACAACCCAGGAGCCcggacagttcagggggccggccgtgagGACGGCAGCGGCGACGACCCAGGCGGAGGCGGTCCGGGGGCCGCCCACGACGGCGATGTCGCCTGGCCAGTGGCCTGGAAGGTGGCCAGTCAGCTGCGGACCCCGACGGGGtag